Sequence from the Artemia franciscana unplaced genomic scaffold, ASM3288406v1 Scaffold_1300, whole genome shotgun sequence genome:
aaaataaatagaaaaaaactacataTTTCTTTAGAAACCggttacaaaaaataaaaactactaaaaaactaaaacacaatATTATGACAGATCATGTAAACTTATTCATCAAAAAGATCTTTAGATTTTTCCGGATTTCGTTTTACGAGCATATTGCTATGCCTAGATTCATATGGAAAGAACCTGAGTTCCACGCGGAGGGCTAAGATACAGGCATACGCTAAACACAAAGGCATGGTTTTATTTCAGGGGGGGGTGTTGTAAGTTCGTCAAAATCAGCTaaagaataaattatataagaaataataaaagaacgtaattttttggttgggggaggagaCTGACCGTCGAGAAGAATGCACCAGGCTGCAGAGACTATAATAATGATTTTTCAGGTGGTAAATAATGAGCATTCCCGGAAATAGTTTTTTGAAGAACAAATTATCAGGAGGCTTGCCTAGTTATGACATAAATAATttgtataaaattaaagaaaagggGTCaaaagttacttaaaaaggggaaagaatCCGTATATTTACCTCCTTCTCCATATGCGATGACAACACCCAATTCATCTTCCGCTGTCGTTAGTAAATAAGATTGTGAATCTCCAATTGAAACCTATATACTAAGGAAAAATATTCGAAACAAAGTTTATATTATTAACGTCAAACTAATATAGAATAATCcctgaaaaattgaaagttcaataaattatgaaaatacgTTCAGGTTGACCCAAATAAAGTGTTACAAGTCAATATCTCGAAAACCAAGCAcacgaacaaaaaatttcatttttaattgtgAACCGCACTAAATGGGAAGACATTGACGCTTTGAAGTGCACACATCCCTTGAAAGAAAATACCCCCCGTTCCCCTGTAAAATTTTACCTAGAAGAATTTGGTAAAAGCCGCGAATGTTCAAAAGTCGAGTAGTTTTCTAACAAAGACCAAAAGGTAATCATAATAGTTGACGTTCATGCAAATTTGATGGATTCAAAGACTTTGGcttcagttgattttctttcaaccatGCTTGCCGCAGGAATTCTACCAACTACATCCATCTCCACACGAGTAACTAATTTTACAACTTCTTTGGTCAACAATATTTTCTCTACACTTAGCTTGAAGGAAAATTTAATTTGAGTTAGTGATATATCTGATCGTTTTCCAATATGTTCCCGGTTCAGCTTTAAACAGTGAATGAGTAATCCGGTCCAAGTGTTTGATTCCTATTCTATTAGGTTCGGGAAGAAAGATTTATCTCTTTTTGGGTTTAAGTTGGAGGGAAAATTGAGGAGTTTTCTTTGACaatgatatttttcttgtttatttgagtcCTTTTATGGGACCGTAAGAGGTTATTCTTAATATTTGTAAGGTCCCAGCTTCTAATCACAGGTCTAAAAGGATTGTTCCTCGAAACCCATGGATGACATCCTGACTTCTCAAAAGCCGGAGAAGGAATAATAACGTTTGGAGGGCTTGTAAATCTGGTACACATTCAGTGAGTGCTATTCAtctttgtcaattcaagatCTATCGAAATATTTATAATTCCTTGTGTAGAAAAGCCAAATCTCTCTATCTAAATAGTTTTACAGCATATGGCAATGATATTCGTAAAATTTACAACTTGACAAATTCTGTATTTAAACCTGGTTTTCAACCAACTCTCTACCTATGAGTTTGGTCATTTGTGATAAAGCTGTAGAGGGTGAACTTAATCTCCAAGAGGCATTCACTCCATTCTCCGTTAGTATTGGTAGGAATATTGCTTCTATAGTTACTTTGTCTCGGCCCAAGCCTGACTTTAGATCTTAACTCGGGCCATCTTGTCAGAAGTCTATGTTTCTCGACTTAGTAACAGTaagtaaaattactaaaattgttaatggGTCGAAAAACACGTCATATCCTATTCCTTctaaggtagttaaatctattcttccttcaatagttTTGCCTCTTACAAAACTTGTAAATCTTTCACTTGAATGTGGATTTTTCCCGGATGCTCTTAAGCGAACTCAGATTATTGTTTTGTATAACaataatcattattttattttattattttattaacaataatcatataaacaataatttttgtataACAAAAATAACCAAGAAATGATCCAACCAATTATCGACcacaattttatcagtatttaggaaaatctttgaaaaggcTATGCCTTCTCGTCTTCTTGCttatctaaaatctaaaaactttctccatgattttcaatttgattttcgaATGAAACACTCAACTAAACAAGGTTGTATATGCATGTTCATTATGTACATTGtacatatattttgaattttgtacatTCAGCATTAGATTCGGGATTGATTCTGGTTGGTATATTTCTGGATTTTCGTAAGTCATTCGGTCCTTTAACCCCTTTAAtccatgaaattcttctatcgaagatgtctcatttttGTATAACGGGAAAagtgtttttttggttttagtcttattttaatcattttaatttctgttgatcCACTTTTCTGCTAACCTCAAAAGTGAATTTTGGCTCCCACAGGGATCAATTTTAGGGTCTatactatttttgatttatatagaTGATATTTTTTATGTAGTAAAAAGCAGAAACTTATTAATTGCTGTAGACTTTGTCATCCTAAGCCTTCCCTTACCCATAGTGGCAACTATAGTTCGCCTTCttttgatgtccttgtttgttttactGATGACAGCACACTTGGCATTTCGGGAAATTGCGAATCGGAGCTTCgactaaatcttaaaaatttatttgagagagtaattttaTGGCTTGATGCAAATTATCTTACCCTAAAATTTTCTAAGtctactttttcttattttttcaaatgtttctcAGGCTTATCCCAATTCATCTGATattcatcagccaaatgggataatCCAAAGGTCTAAAGATCTATATATTCGTTTTGGGGgcatttttgttgataaaaatctatctttcaagTGTCAAttaagcatcggcactgtttctgttttctgtttctgttttttcttgcctatttctgtttttacaaaaaacagaacagaaaacagaaacaggctacctgtttttgtttgacctgtttctgtttctgttctgtttttttcgAATGCCGCGCTATatagcgggcatgataccgaaATCGTCCTTTGTCAACAAGAAGAAGAGTAATTTCTTTGATATTCAGGTGAAATCATAGCGAAATCTAAACTAGAAGCTCGATTTCTTTGCTAACCTTCGTCTAATTTTGTGTGCTGGAGCAAGCATCCTAAAGGTAAAAATTATGAATAGTTAAATTAGACCAGCTATGCAAgtctatttgaacttttgtagGCATGAGGGTTCTAGGCCTATTGTTATCAGTCAGCTCATTCCAGATACAGCACAAGTCCATTtaacttcttcctttttttgtactATGCTGTAACTCAGACTTATTTTATCCCTAGTACCACACAATTGGACATGCAGAATTCAAATatcacattgattttttttttttttcattttttttttaaatcatcacAACATTGTCGATAACTACATTGTATGCAAAAATTAGTCACCCTGACTGGGTGTATCAGGATTTTTGTAGGAAAAATGCCTGtctgtaatttaaaaaaaaaaactgattcatATGACTTTCAGGTACTACTGCAAAACTGTCATGGATGTTTCCTCTGATGAAGAGGTAGAAGTTTTACCTAAAATCATAAAGAAAAAGCCAGTTTGGGCTAATTATGGTGTGAAGGACAAATGCAGCATCACCTGCAAGGTTTGCAAAAAGACTATCAAGGCTAGTGGAGGTTCTTCAACTACTTTTGTCAATCACCTGGAAAATGTTCATAAGATTAAGGTGAAAGTACAGTCATCTGCCTCTACTGCACGAGCACGGCAGGTCATGGATAATGTTGCCAGTGGCCCAGAAGCTGTTGTTTGTCGTACAGTACAGGGTTCATTGCCAGGATGTGGGATAGCTGAAGAACAGCCAAAGAACCAAAAGagcaatttttctttctctagaAAAGGAACTAAAGATATTCGTTCTCTGATGCTGCGCAACCGATCAAGTCAACTTAAATTGACGAAACAGTGTGTAAGAACAGTACTTGCAGACAAGTTACCACTTTCCATTTTTGACAAGCAAGCCATGCGTGGACTGATACACTCCTTGACAGGCGGTATTTTACCTCCATCGGGTCGTACCGTAGAAAGGCATGTGTttcaagcaaagaaaaagaaactgttgaAACTGAAATTGGATATGAATCAGGCACGAAAGGTATCTCTAATATTTGACTGCTGGTCATATACAGGGGGAGGATACTTGGCAGTGACAGTACATTACCCCAAGCTAGTCAGTGGAAAATGGGTAGGTCACAGTTGCAGCTTGCACTTTAAGCGTCTCAAGGTTCGGCATACAGCAGCAAATATACTTGCAGCAATCAGATTAGCCctgaagaaatttgaaattgaagacAAATTGTTCTGTGTTGTAACTGATTCTGGCTCGAACGTCATAAAAGCTTGTCAAATTGGTGGAATTGAAAGTTCATCTTGCTTTGGACACTGCCTCCACCTCAGTGTCACAAATGGCCTCCAATTTTGGGGAGAAATGAATTTTGACGTAGAGCAAACACCGGAATGTGATTCAGATGATGAAGATGAAGCCGAACAAGGCACTAGTAGAGAACAATGTTCCTCAGAGATTGGTCTGACAGAAGATGACCTTCCTGATATCATAGTTTCAGACATTGTTGACACTGCTTCAGATGTATATGACTTGGAAGAGTACGACTCCGACACAGAAACTGAATGGGATGAATGGGCCAGTGGTGCAAATGATTTTACCGAAATTGAAGACTCAGTCTCACTCAATGGTGCACTCAAAAAGTTGCGTCGGACACTCAAGCTgctaaaaaagtcaaatattcaACACGACCTCTTTCAAGGGCTTTGCAAAGAAATAGGACTTAGTGGTCACATCCCTCATGATGTGAAAGTGTGTTGGAATAGCACTTACGTGATGATTAGTTCCTCGTTACGCAGAAAATCTGCTCTACAGAAATTTTATGATGTAAATGTTCGCAATGCGAAAATTAGAGAACTTGAACTTACTGAACAAGACTGGTCACTTTTAGAATGTGCAACAAGTTGTTTGAGCCCTTTTGAAGAGGCCACCGAACTGGCTAGTGGGTCCACTTACACCACTTCAAGCAAAGCATACATGCTGATCAAGGGACTGGTGAGCTTCTGTGAAGCGACGAGGCCGCTTGAGAATCGCCTGAAGGATCAGCTGCTTATGCagttaaaaagtattttgtgcaaaatcctAAATTCAAGTTGGAGCTCTACCACCGTGCAGCTTATCTTGATCCTTGTACATATGAGCGAATGACTTTAGAAGAAAAAGTGGCAGCAAGACAGCCCCTCATATGTTTACTCAGCAGCTTACAAGATTCCTTTGTGCCCAGTGCAGTTGAGATATGTGTACAGGAACCTTAGAGCCTTAATGATGGCAACGATAAATTTTCCCGATTTTTGAATAAAGCAGGACTGATGCCCTCTGTGCAAAGAGCAAATTCCACCTCTGCACTGAACATCGAAAATGTGGTCAAAGCTTACGAGGAGAGAGTTCCCGTTTATCTTGTAGAGCGGAGGCGAAATGTGCTCTCGGTAAGTCAAATGCAGTTCCAAATCTGTCTAGATATTGGGTTAGAATCTGCTCGATTGTTACTTTGTAGTAAGGGATGTTACCTATCCCTTCAGCGAGATACGAAAAGGCTCCAAAGCTTTCTTTGTAGGATATGAAAAATCCAGACCGTGTTCAGACGCTTGAAAGTCGGAATAATACCCTTCAACTTATTTTATTCTATGATTATTTGGCTTATTTTAAACTAGAGTAAAGTAACCAAACATTCATCCCCATAACATACCATTCCTCCCAACTGAAATCACAACTCCCAAGGGGGCGAGTTAATTCTTGGCCTCCACTGATGAGTAGAAGGTGGAAAAGATTATCATCGGTCCAAAAAATACCTATGAGTTATGTTTACTTTCGAGAAAACGAAAGAAATGTACAAATTTTCGTCCCCGGTTTAGGCAGGGTTTAGGGGacgaattttttgtttctttgccttACTGTTGGCTCTTACGGAAAAGCTTTCTGAATTCTATGTTTGGAGAAGTTAAgggaaacttgaaaataaaactatatgtcATTAATGTAAGAGGTTTTGCTATTTTTCCCTCTCCCCTCTCCATTCCGTTGTCCTTCTGCCTCTTGTTTTTAACCTAATTAAGGTGATGCTTTTCTTCTAGGTAACGGATCCGTTCGACTTCTGGAGTCAGAATCACATTCCGGAGCTGACAACTTGGGCTCTGGACCACCTCATAGTACCCGCCACAAGCGTGCCTAGTGAGCAGGCTTTCAGCGTGGCTGGGTACTTTGTTAGAAAGCAGTGTTCCAGAACTAGCGACAGAACTCTGGATACCAGAATGTTTCTTagtgataaattttaaaatgttgaaTCAGTAGGgtatatttcattttgtttgttttttatttttatatcgaTAACTGAATAAAATATGACATCTGATTGGGGGTCTTAAGTGGCTATAGGCATATATTCTTGTCCCGCCTAAAGGTCGTAAGTACCAGTAGCCTATAAAGAGTGGGGGCTAGAGATTTTTTGACAACCGTGGTGTAGAAGTCTGCTATTCTTATTGAATGTAGAAAAATGTTAGTAATATCAAGCAAGCTCGAGAAAACGAAAGAAATGTACAAATTTTCGTCCCCGGTTTCGGCAGGGTTTAGGGGacgaattttttgtttctttgccttACTGTTGGCTCTTACAGAAAAGCTTTCTGAATTCTATGTTTGGAGAAGTTAAgggaaacttgaaaataaaactatatgtc
This genomic interval carries:
- the LOC136042446 gene encoding uncharacterized protein LOC136042446 is translated as MNQARKVSLIFDCWSYTGGGYLAVTVHYPKLVSGKWVGHSCSLHFKRLKVRHTAANILAAIRLALKKFEIEDKLFCVVTDSGSNVIKACQIGGIESSSCFGHCLHLSVTNGLQFWGEMNFDVEQTPECDSDDEDEAEQGTSREQCSSEIGLTEDDLPDIIVSDIVDTASDVYDLEEYDSDTETEWDEWASGANDFTEIEDSVSLNGALKKLRRTLKLLKKSNIQHDLFQGLCKEIGLSGHIPHDVKVCWNSTYVMISSSLRRKSALQKFYDVNVRNAKIRELELTEQDWSLLECATSCLSPFEEATELASGSTYTTSSKAYMLIKGLVSFCEATRPLENRLKDQLLMQLKSILCKILNSSWSSTTVQLILILVHMSE